A part of Lampris incognitus isolate fLamInc1 chromosome 21, fLamInc1.hap2, whole genome shotgun sequence genomic DNA contains:
- the LOC130131509 gene encoding major facilitator superfamily domain-containing protein 6-A-like isoform X2 has protein sequence MEVLQGVTNASVWAACISYLSAAVPPALRTSAQGILQGLYLGLGRGCGAMVGGVFVNYFGAAETFRGLGMASLVILLIFSFIQCLTSKNKEEEDRMLAENIPVPSSPVPIATIDLVQSQSSAAGLRQAAILPVKKTKHQEEQEDVTRPAWVLSGAPWVTIAFAVFQIQEMVAMAKSSPPPETQPLQVPDKQSLEYQAVATSHADDGARQTGSEPAPEPPTEPHKAPPAPTNSDDARDQTHPPSNRAPPMQNPAFPPEETEG, from the exons GTGTGACCAACGCCTCGGTGTGGGCCGCCTGCATCTCCTACCTTAGTGCCGCCGTGCCGCCGGCCCTGAGGACCTCCGCCCAGGGCATCCTGCAGGGCCTCTACCTGGGCTTAGGTCGAGGCTGTGGAGCCATGGTTGGAGGAGTCTTCGTCAACTACTTTG GAGCGGCGGAGACGTTCAGGGGACTTGGCATGGCCTCCCTCGTCATCCTCCTCATCTTCTCCTTCATCCAGTGTCTCACCTCGAAGAACAAGGAGGAAG AGGATAGAATGCTGGCGGAGAACATCCCAGTGCCGTCCAGCCCGGTTCCCATAGCGACCATCGACCTGGTGCAGAGCCAGAGCAGCGCTGCCGGGCTGCGCCAGGCGGCCATCTTGCCGGTGAAGAAGACCAAACACCAGGAAGAACAGGAGGACGTGACGCGTCCTGCGTGGGTGCTCTCCGGCGCCCCCTGGGTCACCATCGCTTTCGCCGTGTTCCAGATCCAGGAGATGGTTGCCATGGCGAAGAGCAGCCCGCCCCCGGAGACTCAGCCGCTGCAG GTGCCTGACAAGCAGTCGCTGGAGTACCAAGCTGTGGCGACGTCTCACGCCGACGACGGCGCACGACAAACGGGCTCCGAACCGGCACCAGAACCCCCCACGGAGCCTCATAAAGCCCCGCCCGCCCCCACGAACTCAGATGACGCTCGGGACCAAACGCACCCGCCCTCCAACCGAGCACCGCCCATGCAGAACCCTGCCTTCCCACCGGAGGAGACGGAAGGATGA